One genomic segment of Ipomoea triloba cultivar NCNSP0323 chromosome 9, ASM357664v1 includes these proteins:
- the LOC116028578 gene encoding L-ascorbate oxidase homolog isoform X1: protein MREYSSVCSLILAVLLLLLPLNGVYGGNPYRYYTWKITYGDIYPLGVKQRAILINGQFPGPQIDCVTNDNLIINVYNYLNEPFLLSWNGLQQRRNSWQDGVYGTTCPIPPRKNFTYMLQAKDQIGSYFYFPSLRMHKAAGGYGAIRIYSRPLIPVPFAPPARDFTVLAGDWSKRSYRQLEYILDSGHNLPLPDGLLINGRGWNGYTFTVDPGRTYRFRISNVGIATSINFRIQGHKLKLVEVEGSHTVQSTFTNLDIHLGQSYSVLVTADQQPKDYYVVVSSRFTSRVLTTTAVLHYSNSFTRVSGPPPTGPTTQINWSLFQGRSLRRNLTASGPRPNPQGSYHYGMIKPARTIMLANSAPYINGKQRYAVNGISFVNPDTPLKLADYFKIGGVFNLGSIPDSPRSGSAYLASSVMDANYRSFVEIVFQNWEDTVQSWHIDGYSFFVVGMDGGQWTEASRTRYNLRDTVARCTVQVYPRSWTAIYMALDNVGMWNIRSEDWARQYLGQQFYLRVYTSTNSWRDELPIPKNALLCGRAKGRHTRPL from the exons ATGAGGGAGTATAGTAGTGTGTGTTCTCTCATTCTTGCTGTCTTGTTATTGTTGCTGCCCCTAAATGGTGTATATGGGGGCAACCCTTACAGATATTACACCTGGAAAATCACTTATGGTGACATTTACCCTCTGGGTGTCAAGCAAAGG gCAATCTTGATAAATGGGCAATTCCCAGGGCCACAGATTGATTGTGTTACCAATGATAATTTGATTATCAATGTCTACAACTACCTGAATGAGCCATTTCTTCTTTCTTG GAATGGATTACAGCAAAGAAGGAATTCATGGCAGGATGGGGTTTATGGTACCACCTGTCCCATTCCTCCTAGGAAAAACTTCACTTATATGCTCCAAGCGAAAGACCAGATAGGTAGCTATTTCTACTTCCCGTCCCTTCGAATGCACAAGGCTGCTGGAGGATACGGTGCCATAAGAATCTACAGTCGTCCTCTGATCCCTGTCCCCTTCGCTCCTCCTGCTCGTGATTTTACTGTATTAGCCGGAGACTGGTCCAAGAGAAGTTACAGG CAACTTGAGTATATCTTGGACAGCGGTCATAATCTCCCCTTACCCGATGGACTTTTAATCAATGGTCGTGGCTGGAACGGCTACACATTTACAGTCGATCCAG GTCGGACATACAGATTCAGAATATCGAATGTTGGGATTGCTACGTCTATTAACTTCAGAATCCAAGGACACAAATTGAAGCTGGTAGAGGTTGAAGGATCACACACCGTGCAAAGTACCTTCACCAACCTCGACATCCATTTAGGCCAATCATACTCGGTTTTAGTCACAGCAGATCAGCAGCCGAAGGATTACTATGTTGTGGTTTCATCGCGTTTCACCTCTCGTGTACTCACCACAACAGCTGTTCTCCACTACAGCAATTCATTTACGAGAGTCTCTGGGCCTCCCCCGACAGGGCCTACTACTCAGATTAACTGGTCCTTGTTCCAGGGAAGATCTCTAAG GAGGAATCTGACTGCGAGTGGACCAAGACCGAATCCTCAAGGCTCTTACCATTATGGAATGATAAAACCCGCTAGGACAATCATGCTTGCCAACTCTGCTCCTTACATAAATGGCAAGCAGAGGTATGCTGTGAATGGCATCTCGTTTGTGAATCCAGACACCCCTTTAAAGCTAGCAGATTACTTCAAAATCGGGGGAGTTTTCAACCTCGGAAGCATCCCTGACTCACCAAGATCGGGATCTGCCTATCTTGCAAGCTCGGTTATGGATGCTAACTACAGATCTTTTGTGGAGATCGTGTTCCAAAACTGGGAGGACACTGTCCAGTCATGGCATATCGATGGCTATTCTTTCTTTGTCGTCGG AATGGATGGTGGACAGTGGACTGAAGCAAGCAGAACGCGTTACAACTTGAGAGACACAGTTGCCCGATGCACTGTTCAG GTTTACCCAAGATCATGGACTGCTATCTACATGGCACTGGACAATGTGGGAATGTGGAACATAAGGTCTGAGGACTGGGCAAGGCAGTATTTGGGACAGCAATTCTACCTCAGAGTTTACACTTCTACAAACTCATGGAGGGATGAGCTTCCAATCCCCAAGAATGCTCTTCTCTGCGGTCGAGCAAAAGGACGCCATACCAGACCACTTTAG
- the LOC116028638 gene encoding glucan endo-1,3-beta-glucosidase 1-like, with the protein MAKSKHTLCFFHFLIITIFLVSSATSSSNLFPEIKVQQGQEEPYVGVNIGIDVSNFLSPPDLVSFLQLQKVTHIRLYDADPEILKALSKSKIRVIVSVPNNELLAIGSSNATAAAWVGRNVAAYYPETLITAIAVGDEVLTTVPSSAPLLMSAIESLYSALVAANLHTQIKISTPSAASIILDPFPPSQAFFNQSLTPVLSQLLKFLSRTQSPLMMNLYPYYVFMENKGVVPLDNSLFKPLTPSKEMVDPNTLLHYTNVLDAMIDSVYFSMKNLNVTDVVVLVTETGWPSKGDSKEPYATIDNADTYNSNMIKHIYDRIGSPLHPEITSSVYIYELFNEDLRSPPLSEANWGLFYGNSTPVYLLHVSGSGTFLANDTTNQTYCIAMDGVDKKTLQAALDWACGPGRANCSQIQPGESCYQPSDVKNHASYAFDSYYQKTGKAVGSCDFKGVAMITTSDPSHGSCKFPGSKKIINTKTSQVVNSTKASGASTIRLTTIHHTRISISNLGLHVLLSVAFCLFYYPFHL; encoded by the exons ATGGCAAAATCTAAGCACACCCTTTGCTTCTTCCACTTTCTCATCATCACCATTTTCCTCGTTTCCTCCGCCACTTCAAGTTCAAATCTTTTTCCAG AGATAAAGGTTCAACAAGGTCAAGAAGAGCCGTATGTGGGGGTGAACATTGGCATAGATGTGTCCAACTTTCTGTCTCCACCTGACTTAGTTTCTTTCCTGCAGTTGCAAAAGGTAACCCACATAAGGCTATATGATGCTGACCCAGAAATTCTCAAGGCACTTTCCAAGTCCAAGATTAGAGTTATTGTTAGTGTGCCCAACAATGAGCTTTTGGCCATAGGGTCCTCCAATGCCACGGCGGCGGCTTGGGTTGGCCGGAATGTGGCTGCTTATTACCCGGAGACACTCATCACAGCCATTGCAGTTGGGGATGAAGTGTTGACCACTGTCCCCAGTTCAGCCCCTCTGCTAATGTCTGCCATTGAATCTCTGTACAGTGCCTTGGTGGCTGCAAATTTGCATACCCAGATCAAGATTTCAACCCCTAGTGCTGCTTCCATTATCCTTGACCCATTCCCACCTTCCCAAGCCTTCTTTAACCAGTCCCTCACCCCAGTTCTTTCCCAATTGCTGAAGTTCTTGTCTAGAACTCAGTCTCCTTTGATGATGAATTTATATCCTTACTATGTATTTATGGAGAACAAGGGGGTTGTTCCTCTTGATAATTCTCTTTTCAAGCCCTTGACGCCTTCCAAAGAAATGGTGGATCCTAATACTTTGCTGCACTATACCAATGTGCTTGATGCTATGattgattctgtgtatttttcTATGAAGAATCTGAATGTTACAGATGTTGTGGTTCTGGTTACTGAGACTGGCTGGCCTTCCAAGGGTGATTCTAAGGAGCCCTATGCTACAATTGATAATGCTGATACTTATAATTCAAATATGATTAAGCATATTTATGATCGAATTGGGTCGCCTTTGCACCCGGAAATTACTTCCAGTGTGTACATATATGAGCTGTTCAATGAGGACTTGAGGTCACCGCCGCTATCTGAGGCTAATTGGGGGTTGTTTTATGGAAATTCAACACCAGTTTACTTGCTTCATGTGTCTGGCAGTGGTACATTCTTGGCTAATGATACAACTAACCAAACCTATTGCATAGCCATGGATGGTGTTGATAAGAAGACCTTGCAGGCTGCTTTGGATTGGGCTTGTGGGCCAGGGAGGGCAAATTGCTCTCAAATTCAGCCAGGGGAGAGCTGTTATCAGCCTAGTGATGTGAAGAACCATGCTTCATATGCATTCGATAGCTACTACCAGAAGACGGGGAAGGCTGTGGGTTCTTGCGATTTCAAGGGAGTGGCCATGATCACCACCTCTGATCCAA GTCACGGGAGTTGTAAATTTCCTGGAAG TAAGAAGATAATCAATACCAAAACAAGCCAGGTAGTGAACTCGACAAAAGCAAGTGGAGCGAGCACAATAAGATTGACAACCATACATCACACCAGAATAAGTATCTCTAATCTGGGCTTGCACGTTCTCCTCAGTGTTGCCTTCTGTTTGTTTTATTATCCATTTCATCTATGA
- the LOC116029479 gene encoding 5'-adenylylsulfate reductase 1, chloroplastic-like, with amino-acid sequence MALAFSSSATIRGSFSEQNKVPQMGYFQPLDRAYHQPTAVSFSRRHSDVKPLNAEPKRNEAVVAAAATVAAPETAEKVEAEDYEKLAKQLENASPLEIIDKALEKFGDDIAIAFSGAEDVALIEYARLTGRPFRVFSLDTGRLNPETYQFFDAVEKHYDIRIEYMFPDAVEVQGLVRSKGLFSFYEDGHQECCRVRKVRPLRRALKGLRAWITGQRKDQSPGTRSEIPVVQVDPAFEGMDGGAGSLVKWNPVANVNGTDVWSFLRAMNVPVNSLHSQGYISIGCEPCTRAVLPGQHEREGRWWWEDAKAKECGLHKGNLKDENGNGNGGAHTNSAVVEADIFETQNIVTLSRPGIENMLKTEDRKEPWLVVLYAPWCQFCQGMEESYVQLAEKLAGSGVKVGKFRADGEQKEFAQQELQLGSFPTILFFPKNSSRAIKYPSEKRDVDSLLAFVNALR; translated from the exons ATGGCGTTGGCTTTCAGTTCCTCGGCCACAATTCGCGGTTCGTTTTCCGAACAGAACAAAG TCCCGCAAATGGGATATTTTCAGCCGTTGGATCGGGCGTATCATCAGCCGACGGCGGTGAGCTTTTCTCGGAGGCATTCCGATGTGAAGCCGTTGAATGCTGAGCCAAAGCGCAACGAGGCGGTTGTTGCCGCCGCAGCAACCGTTGCTGCACCTG AGACTGCTGAGAAAGTAGAGGCAGAGGATTATGAGAAATTGGCTAAGCAGCTTGAAAATGCTTCCCCACTTGAGATTATAGATAAGGCCCTCGAGAAATTTGGGGATGATATTGCTATTGCTTTCAG TGGTGCAGAAGATGTGGCTTTGATTGAGTATGCACGCCTAACTGGTAGACCATTTAGGGTGTTCAGTCTTGATACTGGAAGGTTGAATCCGGAGACGTATCAGTTCTTTGATGCAGTTGAGAAACATTATGACATTCGCATCGAGTACATGTTTCCTGATGCTGTTGAAGTTCAGGGTTTAGTTAGGAGCAAGGGGCTTTTCTCGTTTTATGAGGATGGTCACCAGGAGTGCTGCCGTGTGAGGAAGGTGAGGCCCTTGAGGAGGGCGCTAAAGGGGCTACGTGCCTGGATCACTGGGCAACGCAAAGATCAATCCCCCGGGACTCGGTCTGAAATCCCGGTTGTGCAAGTAGACCCTGCGTTTGAGGGGATGGATGGCGGGGCTGGCAGCTTGGTGAAGTGGAACCCGGTGGCTAATGTCAATGGCACGGACGTTTGGAGCTTCCTTAGAGCCATGAATGTGCCCGTGAATTCGTTGCACTCTCAAGGTTACATCTCGATTGGGTGTGAACCGTGCACGAGGGCCGTCTTACCTGGCCAACACGAGAGAGAAGGGAGGTGGTGGTGGGAAGACGCAAAGGCCAAAGAATGCGGTCTGCACAAAGGCAACCTCAAGGACGAAAATGGCAATGGAAATGGCGGTGCCCACACAAATAGTGCCGTCGTTGAAGCAGACATTTTCGAGACCCAAAACATCGTGACCTTAAGCAGGCCTGGAATCGAGAACATGTTGAAAACCGAAGACAGGAAGGAGCCTTGGCTCGTGGTTCTTTACGCTCCCTGGTGCCAGTTCTGCCAG GGCATGGAAGAATCATACGTTCAATTAGCCGAGAAGTTGGCTGGTTCAGGCGTGAAGGTTGGAAAGTTCAGGGCAGACGGGGAGCAGAAAGAATTCGCACAACAAGAATTGCAGCTAGGCAGCTTCCCCACAatccttttcttccccaaaaatTCATCTCGGGCTATCAAGTATCCATCCGAGAAGAGGGACGTAGACTCATTACTGGCTTTTGTGAATGCATTGCGGTGA
- the LOC116030774 gene encoding arogenate dehydratase/prephenate dehydratase 1, chloroplastic-like — MALNAVPIWVSCANQRCNQYTPSCGSHVVQSWRLGSGDGFLNRLRLRQKWGCSDLNSLPKPLTATDFSSTSNDGSKVKVAYQGIPGAHSEAAALKAYPNCETVPCDQFEAAFKAVELWLVDKAVLPIENSVGGSIHHNYDLLLRHRLHIVGEVRLLINHCLLGLPGVRKEELKRVLSHPQALDQCEMTLSKFGIVRVSADNTAGAAQMVASEGARDTGAVASARAAEIYGLDVVAERIQDYSDNVTRFLILAREPMIPRTDRLHKTSIVFTLEEGPGVLFKALACFSLRDINLSKIESRPQRKWPLRIVGDDSNKRSAKYFDYLFYIDLEASMAEPRAQHALRHLQEIAKFIRVLGCYPMDGSL; from the exons ATGGCTTTGAACGCTGTTCCAATCTGGGTTTCTTGTGCTAATCAACGTTGTAATCAGTATACTCCAAGTTGTGGTTCTCACGTAGTCCAGTCTTGGCGATTAGGCTCTGGGGATGGGTTCTTGAATCGTCTGCGCCTGCGTCAGAAATGGGGTTGCTCGGATTTGAATTCTCTTCCAA AACCCTTGACAGCAACTGATTTTTCATCCACTTCTAATGATGGTTCAAAAGTCAAGGTTGCTTATCag GGGATTCCTGGTGCGCATAGTGAGGCTGCTGCACTTAAAGCATACCCAAACTGTGAGACTGTCCCATGTGACCAGTTTGAGGCTGCATTTAAg GCAGTTGAACTATGGTTAGTGGACAAAGCAGTGCTTCCCATCGAGAACTCTGTAGGCGGTAGCATCCATCACAACTACGATTTGCTTCTTCGCCATAGGCTGCATATAGTGGGAGAAGTTCGATTGCTCATTAACCACTGCCTTTTAGGATTGCCCGGAGTCAGAAAGGAAGAGCTGAAGCGCGTTTTGAGCCACCCTCAG GCATTGGATCAATGTGAGATGACACTTAGTAAGTTTGGCATTGTTAGGGTCAGTGCTGATAATACTGCAGGTGCTGCTCAG ATGGTAGCCTCTGAAGGGGCGAGAGACACCGGGGCAGTGGCAAGCGCTCGAGCTGCAGAAATTTATGGCCTCGATGTAGTTGCAGAGCGCATTCAA GATTACTCGGACAATGTTACCCGATTTCTAATACTTGCAAGAGAACCGATGATCCCCAGAACAGATAGGCTACATAAG ACTAGCATCGTTTTCACCTTAGAAGAAGGACCTGGAGTTCTGTTCAAAGCCTTAGCCTGCTTCTCCCTCAGAGACATTAATTTGTCTAAG ATTGAAAGCCGGCCACAAAGAAAGTGGCCATTAAGAATAGTAGGCGACGATTCCAATAAGCGAAGTGCAAA GTACTTTGATTACCTCTTTTACATAGACTTGGAAGCATCAATGGCAGAGCCACGCGCACAACATGCTTTGAGACATTTACAG GAAATTGCCAAATTTATTCGAGTCCTCGGTTGCTACCCTATGGATGGCAGTCTGTAA
- the LOC116028578 gene encoding L-ascorbate oxidase homolog isoform X2, producing MESVWCPFIGNGLQQRRNSWQDGVYGTTCPIPPRKNFTYMLQAKDQIGSYFYFPSLRMHKAAGGYGAIRIYSRPLIPVPFAPPARDFTVLAGDWSKRSYRQLEYILDSGHNLPLPDGLLINGRGWNGYTFTVDPGRTYRFRISNVGIATSINFRIQGHKLKLVEVEGSHTVQSTFTNLDIHLGQSYSVLVTADQQPKDYYVVVSSRFTSRVLTTTAVLHYSNSFTRVSGPPPTGPTTQINWSLFQGRSLRRNLTASGPRPNPQGSYHYGMIKPARTIMLANSAPYINGKQRYAVNGISFVNPDTPLKLADYFKIGGVFNLGSIPDSPRSGSAYLASSVMDANYRSFVEIVFQNWEDTVQSWHIDGYSFFVVGMDGGQWTEASRTRYNLRDTVARCTVQVYPRSWTAIYMALDNVGMWNIRSEDWARQYLGQQFYLRVYTSTNSWRDELPIPKNALLCGRAKGRHTRPL from the exons ATGGAGAGTGTGTGGTGTCCTTTCATAGG GAATGGATTACAGCAAAGAAGGAATTCATGGCAGGATGGGGTTTATGGTACCACCTGTCCCATTCCTCCTAGGAAAAACTTCACTTATATGCTCCAAGCGAAAGACCAGATAGGTAGCTATTTCTACTTCCCGTCCCTTCGAATGCACAAGGCTGCTGGAGGATACGGTGCCATAAGAATCTACAGTCGTCCTCTGATCCCTGTCCCCTTCGCTCCTCCTGCTCGTGATTTTACTGTATTAGCCGGAGACTGGTCCAAGAGAAGTTACAGG CAACTTGAGTATATCTTGGACAGCGGTCATAATCTCCCCTTACCCGATGGACTTTTAATCAATGGTCGTGGCTGGAACGGCTACACATTTACAGTCGATCCAG GTCGGACATACAGATTCAGAATATCGAATGTTGGGATTGCTACGTCTATTAACTTCAGAATCCAAGGACACAAATTGAAGCTGGTAGAGGTTGAAGGATCACACACCGTGCAAAGTACCTTCACCAACCTCGACATCCATTTAGGCCAATCATACTCGGTTTTAGTCACAGCAGATCAGCAGCCGAAGGATTACTATGTTGTGGTTTCATCGCGTTTCACCTCTCGTGTACTCACCACAACAGCTGTTCTCCACTACAGCAATTCATTTACGAGAGTCTCTGGGCCTCCCCCGACAGGGCCTACTACTCAGATTAACTGGTCCTTGTTCCAGGGAAGATCTCTAAG GAGGAATCTGACTGCGAGTGGACCAAGACCGAATCCTCAAGGCTCTTACCATTATGGAATGATAAAACCCGCTAGGACAATCATGCTTGCCAACTCTGCTCCTTACATAAATGGCAAGCAGAGGTATGCTGTGAATGGCATCTCGTTTGTGAATCCAGACACCCCTTTAAAGCTAGCAGATTACTTCAAAATCGGGGGAGTTTTCAACCTCGGAAGCATCCCTGACTCACCAAGATCGGGATCTGCCTATCTTGCAAGCTCGGTTATGGATGCTAACTACAGATCTTTTGTGGAGATCGTGTTCCAAAACTGGGAGGACACTGTCCAGTCATGGCATATCGATGGCTATTCTTTCTTTGTCGTCGG AATGGATGGTGGACAGTGGACTGAAGCAAGCAGAACGCGTTACAACTTGAGAGACACAGTTGCCCGATGCACTGTTCAG GTTTACCCAAGATCATGGACTGCTATCTACATGGCACTGGACAATGTGGGAATGTGGAACATAAGGTCTGAGGACTGGGCAAGGCAGTATTTGGGACAGCAATTCTACCTCAGAGTTTACACTTCTACAAACTCATGGAGGGATGAGCTTCCAATCCCCAAGAATGCTCTTCTCTGCGGTCGAGCAAAAGGACGCCATACCAGACCACTTTAG
- the LOC116028746 gene encoding ankyrin repeat domain-containing protein 13C, whose product MSKPPTAPTTSRATPTTIKPEDYAHSPVHYAVAVGDHNTLTRLVASVERLSDPTRIHTESDSIAQERRADKIAAVLDRRDNPNRETPLHLAVRLNDAFAVRTLANAGADISLQNSAGWNPLQEAIVRRCSDIVATLVQHHHLAAWFKWRRRLPRLVSGLRRMRDFYMEISFHFESSIVPFVGKIAPSDTYKIWKRDANLRADTSLAGYDGLKIQRANQSFLFFGEGDSNFDIPAGSLLVLNHDDRKIFDAFENAGSPLTDTDVANFCSQTSVYRPGMDVTKATLVGRTNWRGQEKTESVGEWKSRVYEVHNVTFSFRSRKAASGEAGSEQILPLDLEIEDDADEGFLVAENPRFSVSVDSASRQRRHSSFVREDREFISVSRKSVDIIPEPRRRSTAIPVAPAPQTKEKEFVKNLKPSIWLTENFPLKTEELLPLLDILANKVKAIRRMRELLTTKFPPGTFPVKVAIPVVPTVRVVITFTKFVELQPVEQFFTPFSSPRHLSGNDDDSTDGGDISFSSKSWLSRGGNRSCSTSQQESCNGQQGDPFAIPGNYIWSSFDERNSRKMKKCRSTRRSK is encoded by the exons ATGTCAAAACCGCCGACGGCCCCGACGACGTCGCGTGCAACGCCAACGACGATAAAGCCTGAAGACTACGCCCATAGTCCGGTGCACTACGCCGTGGCAGTTGGGGATCATAATACCCTGACCCGACTAGTTGCTTCTGTGGAGCGGCTCAGTGACCCGACTCGAATTCACACCGAATCTGACTCAATCGCTCAGGAGCGACGCGCGGACAAAATCGCCGCCGTTCTAGACCGACGGGACAATCCCAACCGCGAGACGCCTCTGCATTTGGCTGTCCGCCTCAACGATGCTTTCGCTGTCCGAACACTTGCTAATGCCGGAGCGGATATTTCTCTCCAGAACTCTGCTGGTTGGAACCCTCTCCAGGAGGCCATTGTACGGAGGTGCTCGGACATTGTCGCGACGCTCGTGCAGCACCACCACCTGGCCGCCTGGTTCAAGTGGCGCCGGCGTCTCCCCCGCCTCGTTTCCGGCCTCCGGAGAATGCGCGACTTCTATATGGAGATTTCCTTCCATTTCGAGAGCTCCATTGTTCCATTCGTTGGCAAAATCGCCCCTTCGGATACGTACAAGATCTGGAAACGCGACGCCAATCTCAGAGCGGACACATCCTTAGCGGGCTATGACGGTTTGAAAATTCAGCGTGCTAATCAGAGCTTCCTCTTTTTCGGCGAGGGCGATAGCAATTTTGACATTCCTGCCGGTTCACTTCTAGTTCTCAACCACGATGACCGGAAAATTTTCGATGCATTTGAAAATGCCGGAAGTCCTTTAACCGACACCGATGTCGCCAATTTTTGTAGCCAAACGAGCGTATATCGTCCAGGAATGGACGTTACGAAAGCAACACTCGTCGGCCGTACGAATTGGAGAGGTCAAGAGAAGACGGAGAGCGTTGGAGAGTGGAAATCTAGAGTTTACGAGGTGCACAATGTGACTTTCAGCTTTCGATCACGGAAAGCCGCCAGCGGAGAAGCCGGGAGCGAGCAAATATTACCATTAGACTTGGAGATTGAGGATGATGCCGACGAAGGATTTCTAGTCGCCGAGAATCCGCGATTCAGCGTCTCCGTTGACTCAGCCAGCCGACAGAGACGCCACAGTAGCTTTGTTCGGGAGGATCGAGAGTTCATTAGTGTCTCACGAAAAAGTGTGGACATAATTCCAGAGCCGCGGCGAAGATCGACGGCGATACCGGTTGCGCCGGCTCCGCAGACGAAGGAGAAGGAGTTTGTGAAAAACCTAAAACCGTCAATTTGGTTAACTGAGAATTTTCCGTTAAAGACTGAGGAGTTGCTGCCGTTACTGGACATTTTAGCCAACAAAGTGAAGGCCATTAGGCGGATGAGAGAGCTGTTGACGACAAAGTTTCCTCCGGGGACATTTCCGGTGAAG GTGGCAATACCGGTGGTCCCCACGGTGAGGGTGGTTATAACCTTCACCAAATTTGTTGAGCTGCAGCCAGTAGAACAGttcttcacgccattttcaaGCCCGAGGCATCTTTCAGGCAACGACGACGACAGCACAGACGGCGGCGATATCTCGTTTTCTTCAAAGTCGTGGCTGTCAAGAGGCGGCAACCGGTCGTGCTCGACGAGCCAGCAGGAGAGCTGTAATGGACAGCAAGGGGATCCCTTCGCAATCCCCGGTAACTATATCTGGAGCAGCTTCGATGAGAGGAACAGCAGGAAGATGAAGAAGTGCAGGTCTACAAGGAGAAGCAAGTGA